The following coding sequences lie in one Allorhizobium pseudoryzae genomic window:
- a CDS encoding ArsR/SmtB family transcription factor, with the protein MSRNFLVVDPEQRLDVLKALASPIRIQILKLLRTQSAMNGSDIADKLELPQSTVSTNLQILEAAGLIRTDTQKARKGNQKICHSTFDEVLVMFDDDIAPLRSPMIEVAMPLGLYTSCEVSAPCGICSVDGIIGMLDVPDTFLEPDRMKAGLVWFTQGYLEYKFPNNARLSQHTVEAVEISLELSSEVPGTSADWPSDITISINGIEIGTWMTTGDFGDKRGVYTPSWWKLKGSQYGKLKNWRVTKDGTFVDGMKISPVSLIDLDLSNHHSLRVRIAVKPDAKHPGGINIFGRGFGNYDQDIILRLYTAT; encoded by the coding sequence ATGAGTCGCAATTTTCTTGTAGTGGATCCCGAGCAGCGCCTCGACGTTTTGAAAGCCTTGGCCTCTCCGATCAGAATCCAGATTCTCAAGCTGTTGCGCACGCAATCCGCAATGAATGGCAGCGATATTGCTGACAAACTCGAACTACCGCAATCCACGGTTTCCACCAATCTTCAAATTCTCGAAGCCGCGGGATTGATACGAACCGATACCCAGAAAGCCCGAAAAGGCAATCAGAAGATCTGTCACTCGACCTTTGATGAGGTGCTGGTGATGTTTGATGACGACATCGCGCCGCTACGGTCTCCAATGATCGAGGTTGCCATGCCCCTTGGTCTTTACACCAGTTGCGAAGTCTCGGCACCCTGCGGGATCTGTTCTGTGGATGGCATCATCGGCATGCTGGATGTGCCGGACACATTCCTGGAGCCAGACCGGATGAAGGCCGGGCTGGTTTGGTTTACGCAAGGCTATCTCGAATACAAGTTCCCGAATAACGCGCGGCTTTCCCAACATACCGTCGAAGCAGTAGAAATCTCGCTCGAGCTCAGCTCGGAGGTCCCCGGCACCTCAGCCGACTGGCCGAGTGATATCACGATCTCGATCAATGGGATCGAGATCGGCACGTGGATGACCACCGGCGATTTCGGCGACAAGCGCGGGGTCTATACGCCCAGCTGGTGGAAGCTGAAGGGAAGCCAATACGGTAAATTGAAGAACTGGCGCGTGACGAAGGACGGAACCTTCGTGGATGGCATGAAAATTTCACCCGTTTCCCTGATAGACTTGGATCTTTCAAACCATCATTCGCTTCGGGTTCGGATCGCGGTCAAACCTGACGCAAAACATCCGGGTGGTATCAATATTTTCGGTCGCGGGTTCGGCAATTACGACCAGGACATCATCCTGCGCCTCTACACGGCGACCTGA
- a CDS encoding ABC transporter ATP-binding protein — protein MTTHLEIREVSKTFNLGGIFGRKTVRAVQSASLSLREDTPEIFAIIGESGSGKTTLARMILGLEDPSEGSILFRGEPVRRRMGESERHRFMASVQPVFQNPFEAFNPLKLIDRYLDSTARAFLGASDPVAIDAAKDEALQKVGLSLAEVRGRFPHELSGGQLQRVAIARALIPKPALLIADEPVSMVDASLRMSIVNLLKSLRDEFGVSVIYITHDLATAYYISNRIMIMQRGCVVEMGDARAVLDRPEHPYSRLLQASVLSTADAGNGQLEVDRALLSAASDCVGRVGKLVTRPDGRSVMQYAPA, from the coding sequence ATGACAACTCATCTTGAAATCCGCGAGGTGTCGAAGACCTTCAATCTGGGTGGCATCTTCGGCCGCAAGACGGTGCGCGCCGTACAATCCGCCAGCCTTTCCCTCAGAGAAGATACCCCCGAAATCTTCGCGATCATCGGGGAATCCGGCTCGGGAAAAACCACGCTTGCCCGGATGATCCTTGGTTTGGAAGATCCGAGTGAGGGCAGCATTCTTTTTCGCGGCGAACCTGTACGCCGCCGCATGGGAGAGAGTGAACGGCACCGTTTCATGGCCAGCGTTCAGCCGGTGTTTCAAAATCCCTTCGAGGCCTTCAATCCGCTCAAGCTGATCGATCGGTATCTGGATAGCACCGCACGCGCGTTTCTGGGGGCATCTGATCCGGTAGCGATTGACGCTGCCAAGGATGAGGCATTGCAGAAGGTGGGCTTGAGCCTCGCCGAAGTCCGCGGGCGTTTTCCGCATGAACTGAGCGGAGGGCAGCTGCAACGCGTCGCCATCGCCCGGGCACTCATCCCGAAACCGGCGCTGTTGATCGCAGACGAACCCGTGTCGATGGTCGATGCCTCTTTGCGCATGAGCATCGTCAACCTTCTCAAGAGCCTGCGAGACGAGTTCGGCGTCTCCGTCATCTACATCACCCATGACTTGGCGACGGCCTACTATATCTCGAATCGGATCATGATCATGCAGCGCGGTTGCGTGGTCGAAATGGGTGACGCTCGCGCCGTATTGGACAGGCCGGAGCATCCCTACTCCCGCCTGTTGCAAGCCAGCGTGCTATCGACGGCGGATGCCGGAAACGGCCAGCTGGAGGTCGACAGGGCGCTGCTGAGTGCAGCATCGGACTGCGTCGGTCGCGTGGGCAAGCTCGTCACGCGACCCGACGGCCGGTCGGTAATGCAATATGCGCCTGCTTGA
- the arfA gene encoding arabinosylfuranosidase ArfA, with protein MQASVIANKDYTISEIDDRVYGAFLEHLGRAIYEGIYEPEHPTADANGMRGDVIELVKRLNVPFVRYPGGNFVSAYNWEDGIGPRDQRPVRLDLAWHTSESNAVGIHEFADWCATVGTDMMLAVNLGSRGVDEARNFLEYCNHPGGSYWSDLRIKNGRKDPWNVKLWCLGNEMDGPWQVGHKDAHEYGKLAANTARAMRMFDKSLELVACGSSNSDMVTYPDWERIVLEHTFEHIDHISLHMYFRNYEKNTANYLALSEKLDRYIDTIAATIRYVQSKKKSRHKVFISFDEWNVWYHSNQQDRAIRDGHQGWPHAPALLEDIYNFEDVLMVGLALNTFIRRSDVVKIACIAQLVNVIAPIMTERGGPAWAQTIYYPYYYASIHGRGTALQLQVKSPGYESVHADHTPYLDIAGVHNEATGIVTFFLINRHSVETIRTEVALQGFTQGTILEHKVMTHSNLEAVNTATSQQEVAPRDGKGAALTEGTLTIELPPYSYQMVRVKV; from the coding sequence ATGCAGGCGAGCGTCATTGCGAACAAGGATTACACGATATCCGAGATTGATGATCGTGTTTATGGAGCCTTCCTCGAACATCTTGGCCGCGCCATCTACGAGGGAATCTATGAACCCGAGCACCCCACTGCAGACGCCAACGGGATGCGCGGCGATGTCATTGAGCTTGTGAAGCGCCTGAACGTGCCGTTCGTCCGGTACCCGGGCGGGAACTTCGTCTCGGCCTACAACTGGGAAGATGGGATCGGTCCCCGCGACCAGCGTCCGGTGCGTCTGGACCTTGCGTGGCACACCTCTGAAAGCAATGCCGTCGGGATCCACGAGTTTGCTGATTGGTGCGCAACGGTCGGCACGGACATGATGCTGGCCGTCAACCTCGGCTCGCGCGGCGTCGATGAGGCCCGGAACTTTCTGGAATACTGCAACCATCCGGGCGGCTCGTACTGGTCCGATCTGCGGATCAAGAACGGCCGGAAGGATCCCTGGAACGTTAAACTGTGGTGCCTCGGCAACGAGATGGACGGACCCTGGCAGGTCGGCCACAAGGACGCGCACGAATATGGGAAACTGGCCGCGAACACCGCGCGTGCGATGCGCATGTTCGACAAGTCCCTGGAACTGGTCGCCTGCGGCTCCTCGAATTCCGATATGGTCACCTATCCCGACTGGGAGCGGATCGTGCTTGAGCATACATTTGAGCACATCGACCACATCAGCCTGCACATGTACTTCCGCAACTATGAGAAAAACACCGCAAATTACCTAGCGCTAAGCGAAAAACTCGACCGCTACATCGATACGATTGCGGCAACGATCCGCTACGTCCAGTCGAAAAAGAAGTCGCGGCACAAGGTCTTCATCTCCTTCGATGAATGGAACGTCTGGTATCACTCGAACCAGCAGGACCGTGCCATTCGCGACGGTCACCAGGGCTGGCCGCACGCGCCAGCTCTGTTGGAGGACATCTATAATTTCGAAGACGTTCTGATGGTTGGCCTCGCGTTGAACACGTTCATACGCCGATCCGACGTGGTCAAGATCGCTTGCATCGCGCAGCTGGTGAATGTGATTGCGCCGATCATGACCGAACGGGGCGGCCCGGCCTGGGCGCAGACGATCTATTATCCGTACTACTACGCATCGATCCATGGCCGAGGGACCGCGCTGCAACTTCAGGTGAAGTCGCCCGGCTATGAAAGCGTCCATGCCGATCATACACCCTATCTCGACATTGCGGGCGTCCATAACGAGGCCACAGGCATCGTCACATTCTTCCTGATCAACCGGCATTCAGTTGAAACCATCCGAACCGAAGTCGCCCTGCAGGGATTCACGCAAGGCACCATCCTTGAGCACAAGGTGATGACGCATAGCAACTTGGAGGCCGTCAATACGGCAACTAGCCAGCAGGAAGTCGCGCCGCGCGACGGCAAGGGTGCAGCCCTGACCGAAGGGACACTGACGATCGAGCTACCCCCGTATTCCTACCAGATGGTGCGGGTAAAGGTCTGA
- a CDS encoding ABC transporter permease — protein MFAVLRDLIRYNAEFAIGLVLVLSIIIFAMLSVFNPVDARLIFTTIPDQPPSAEFWFGTNSRGQDMFWQLSEAFRNSLMFGLTVAVISRILSISVGLLSGYIGGWTDRILMFINDIFVAIPIFPVLVLFYFVLRSDMNAVTLAFIMACLGWPYDARLIRSVALGLKHREFTRHAVFAGMSTRKILLEEHLPFVMPIVFSTFMNNMLWSIGLEVTLAVLGLTDINTPTIGTVLYWANSHSAMVVGVWWWIVIPVVLTALTFLGMFLLAVSTNEYIDPRSRLRRMGV, from the coding sequence ATGTTTGCCGTGCTGCGCGACCTCATCCGTTACAATGCCGAATTTGCCATCGGGCTGGTGCTGGTTCTCTCCATCATCATCTTTGCGATGCTCAGTGTCTTCAACCCTGTCGATGCGCGCCTGATCTTTACCACCATTCCCGACCAGCCGCCTTCGGCGGAATTCTGGTTTGGGACCAATTCGCGCGGACAAGACATGTTCTGGCAGCTGTCCGAAGCGTTTCGCAACAGCCTTATGTTTGGTCTCACGGTCGCCGTCATCAGCCGCATCCTGTCGATCAGCGTCGGCCTGTTGTCCGGCTATATCGGTGGCTGGACCGACCGCATCCTGATGTTCATCAACGACATCTTTGTCGCCATTCCGATCTTTCCGGTGCTCGTGCTGTTCTATTTCGTGCTGCGCAGCGACATGAACGCCGTCACCCTTGCCTTCATCATGGCCTGTCTCGGCTGGCCCTATGATGCGCGCCTGATCCGATCCGTCGCTCTTGGATTGAAACATCGCGAATTTACCCGCCACGCCGTGTTTGCCGGCATGAGCACACGCAAGATCCTGCTCGAAGAGCACCTTCCGTTTGTCATGCCGATCGTCTTTTCGACCTTCATGAACAACATGCTGTGGTCGATCGGCCTGGAAGTGACGCTCGCGGTCCTTGGCCTGACGGACATCAACACACCGACGATCGGCACGGTCCTTTATTGGGCAAATTCGCATTCGGCCATGGTGGTTGGTGTCTGGTGGTGGATCGTCATACCCGTGGTCCTGACGGCCCTCACCTTCCTGGGCATGTTTCTCCTGGCGGTCAGCACCAACGAGTACATCGACCCGCGCAGCCGTTTGCGCCGGATGGGAGTGTAA
- a CDS encoding ABC transporter permease — translation MKSYFWFVAKRAVLLVAVIFFGVSATFFITHLSPISPVETALGRIMNQSSFSPDAIEEMRRVLTDLYGTDRPLLQQYLTFWQKLAAGDLGPSLIAFPTPAMTLVMQALPWTVVLLLVSTMITFAIGNLMGAMAGYFQDNIALKAFGVVAVVLQPIPYYVVAFVLLILFGFVWPVLPISGGYAMDVAPGFTLSFVQSVLMHAILPAASLVLVGFGSWFLGMRALVSTVVTEDFVTYAELAGVRNSTIMGGYVIRNALIPQVTGLAMSLGAVFSGTIITEQVFNYPGLGSLLIDAVFGGDYALVLAVSTISIAAVGIAIFIVDLLYPLIDPRVKAE, via the coding sequence ATGAAATCGTATTTCTGGTTCGTCGCCAAACGAGCGGTGCTTCTGGTCGCGGTGATCTTTTTTGGCGTGTCGGCCACGTTCTTCATCACCCATCTCTCGCCAATCAGCCCGGTTGAAACCGCGCTGGGCCGCATCATGAACCAATCCAGCTTCAGCCCGGACGCCATAGAAGAGATGCGACGGGTTCTGACCGACTTGTACGGCACCGACAGGCCGCTGCTGCAACAGTATCTGACCTTTTGGCAGAAGCTTGCCGCGGGGGATCTCGGCCCCTCTCTGATCGCCTTTCCCACGCCAGCCATGACACTTGTGATGCAAGCCCTGCCCTGGACGGTCGTGCTGCTTCTCGTGTCCACCATGATCACCTTTGCAATCGGCAATCTGATGGGTGCGATGGCCGGATATTTCCAAGACAACATCGCTCTCAAGGCATTTGGCGTCGTGGCCGTCGTCCTGCAACCCATTCCGTATTACGTCGTCGCCTTTGTACTGCTGATCCTGTTCGGCTTTGTTTGGCCGGTCCTGCCGATTTCCGGTGGCTACGCGATGGATGTCGCGCCCGGCTTTACGCTGAGCTTCGTTCAATCCGTTCTCATGCATGCGATCCTGCCGGCCGCCTCGCTGGTGCTCGTCGGCTTTGGAAGCTGGTTCCTCGGCATGCGGGCGCTCGTTTCGACCGTCGTCACCGAAGACTTTGTCACCTATGCCGAACTTGCCGGCGTCCGAAACTCCACCATCATGGGTGGCTACGTCATCCGTAACGCGCTGATTCCACAGGTCACCGGACTGGCCATGAGCCTCGGCGCCGTCTTTTCCGGTACGATCATCACGGAACAGGTCTTCAACTATCCGGGACTCGGCTCGCTGCTGATCGATGCGGTCTTCGGGGGCGACTATGCGCTCGTCCTTGCCGTTTCGACCATATCGATCGCCGCTGTCGGCATCGCCATCTTCATCGTCGACCTGCTCTATCCCCTGATAGACCCACGCGTGAAAGCGGAGTGA
- a CDS encoding formate/nitrite transporter family protein gives MADQGPMLQPSEICNAVFSACEDKAELPFAKMLVLGILAGLYIGFGGLFATVALAGADAVPFGLSQVVAGVVFSLGLALVILAGAELFTGNTLMIGPVAAGRLPAGRAARALAIVYLSNFVGAALLAVIALLSGLHEAGDGAVGRAAVNLADTKTSKSFWTVLASGVLANMLVCLGVWLAYAGQSVTQKVIGLMLPIAAFVAAGFEHSIANMYLLTYAFLVQSTVETAPTLLAASAIGANLLPATIGNILGGALIALSYQAVYGQPKRG, from the coding sequence ATGGCAGACCAAGGCCCAATGCTGCAGCCATCAGAGATTTGCAATGCCGTGTTTTCGGCTTGCGAGGACAAGGCTGAACTGCCATTCGCGAAAATGCTGGTCCTCGGGATACTGGCCGGTCTGTACATCGGCTTCGGAGGCCTGTTTGCCACAGTTGCTCTGGCCGGTGCCGATGCCGTCCCCTTTGGCTTGTCGCAGGTGGTTGCGGGTGTCGTCTTCTCCCTTGGTCTTGCCCTGGTCATCCTTGCCGGCGCTGAACTCTTCACCGGGAACACGCTGATGATCGGGCCGGTGGCCGCGGGCCGTCTCCCGGCTGGCCGTGCCGCACGCGCACTCGCCATTGTCTATCTCTCGAACTTTGTTGGAGCCGCCCTGCTTGCCGTGATTGCTCTGTTGTCAGGTCTTCACGAGGCCGGCGACGGTGCGGTGGGGCGTGCGGCGGTCAATCTCGCCGACACCAAGACGAGCAAGAGCTTCTGGACGGTGCTGGCAAGCGGTGTTCTTGCCAATATGCTCGTCTGCCTCGGTGTCTGGCTTGCCTATGCGGGACAGTCGGTGACGCAAAAGGTCATAGGCCTGATGTTGCCGATCGCCGCCTTCGTCGCCGCCGGCTTCGAGCACTCGATCGCGAACATGTACCTGCTCACCTACGCGTTTCTTGTGCAGAGCACGGTTGAGACGGCGCCGACGCTGCTGGCGGCGAGCGCCATTGGCGCAAACCTCTTGCCCGCAACGATCGGCAACATTCTGGGCGGCGCCCTCATCGCCCTGTCCTATCAGGCCGTCTACGGCCAGCCGAAGCGAGGCTAG
- a CDS encoding family 43 glycosylhydrolase, with product MSKPIYRDPVQDGAADPTVIRNVETGAWWLFYTNRQPAAEGGKRWIHGSPIGIAISKDDGASWRYYGTVRGLDAPGDPVRNTHWAPEIIHDGALYHMYLTYISGVPDSTLAQHPRSIVHFTSLDLETWTRIGPITLSSNRVIDACVFACPDKLWRMWYKNEADGDSTWVATSPDLYAWTVVERVIPGKPHATPHEGPNVFYLSGWYWMVVDEWHGQAVYRSPDTLSWKRRGIFGNEPGSEPDDLRYVRHVDVEVVADYAVCYYFTHPEWDETSQSAGPQSVNARKTAIHHAILRVVNDDLQFQRDVDLKLPLLNEKSAFQSVRTTGSKGHT from the coding sequence ATGTCCAAGCCGATCTATCGTGACCCCGTGCAGGATGGCGCCGCCGATCCGACGGTTATTCGCAACGTTGAAACAGGCGCCTGGTGGTTGTTCTACACCAATCGCCAGCCGGCTGCCGAAGGCGGCAAGCGCTGGATTCACGGCTCCCCGATCGGCATTGCCATCTCGAAGGATGACGGAGCAAGCTGGCGGTATTATGGAACCGTCCGAGGCCTGGATGCGCCGGGAGATCCGGTGCGCAATACCCATTGGGCGCCGGAGATCATCCATGACGGCGCACTTTACCATATGTATCTGACCTATATTTCGGGCGTGCCGGACTCAACGCTTGCGCAGCATCCACGCAGCATCGTGCATTTCACCAGCCTCGATCTAGAGACCTGGACGCGGATCGGGCCCATCACGCTGTCCAGCAACAGGGTGATCGACGCCTGCGTCTTTGCTTGTCCCGACAAGCTGTGGCGGATGTGGTACAAGAACGAGGCCGATGGCGACAGCACCTGGGTCGCCACCAGCCCAGACCTCTACGCCTGGACCGTCGTTGAACGGGTCATCCCCGGCAAGCCGCACGCGACGCCGCATGAAGGGCCGAATGTCTTTTACTTGTCAGGCTGGTATTGGATGGTGGTGGACGAATGGCACGGGCAGGCGGTCTATCGCTCGCCGGACACACTGTCCTGGAAGCGACGCGGCATTTTTGGGAATGAGCCAGGGAGCGAGCCAGACGACCTGCGTTATGTACGTCATGTGGATGTCGAGGTCGTCGCTGATTATGCCGTCTGCTACTACTTCACCCATCCGGAATGGGACGAGACAAGCCAGAGCGCCGGCCCACAATCGGTGAACGCCAGAAAAACGGCAATACACCATGCGATCCTGCGGGTTGTGAACGACGATCTGCAGTTCCAGCGCGATGTGGACCTAAAGCTCCCGCTGCTCAATGAAAAGAGCGCCTTCCAGAGTGTCAGGACCACAGGCTCAAAGGGTCATACATAA
- a CDS encoding ABC transporter substrate-binding protein translates to MNRRRFLQTTALGAVFMAGGRFAGAQQASAPDLARFPRDKTIIIQNPEGVIRNPGWFNIWVNGGGGQSTGLQQLALDTLWYIDPDAGIEGASQNGIYNSLASGPWQYNDDFTKMTAPLREGMLWSDGKPFTSADVAFTVDLQMRTPGMIWSSTFANQVQSIETPDEKTVIFNLKKPNSRFHTLFSVRWNACWIMPKHVFETVKDPLTFAFNPPVGLGAYTLNSFDPNGTWFIWDKRPDWDKTPMGLVGEPKPQHAIYRNNISIDNRLIEMRNGNLDMIHDLTPEGAFSIVQQDPTTQGWFPSFPYAHPDPTLIHVLFNHQSGASLFGDKRIRWALALMLDARAMSMASYRGAATLSAIAVPPTGTHPRDYHMKLQDYLTNYEVDTGKRKVKVYDPDIGMQIADMVRRQFGAAVPTDPVAVRNAFGYGWWKQDVAAAEELLLAAGCTKSGRQWMLPDGKPFRFNLMVPPDGVVNRLGTVIAQAWSQNGIEVTPEAAPDIRERLTAGDYVASVRWAIETFGGHPDLSFFLDSYHSQYVAAQGKPQAPRNLMRYSAPQQDQIIEKIRGTGFNDPRSLELGHDYVKYYIDEMPVIPIMSFNVFSVQSNRYWTGWPNAQKPYANPVTNWGNSRYILTQIRSAK, encoded by the coding sequence ATGAACAGACGTCGATTTCTGCAGACGACTGCGCTGGGCGCGGTCTTTATGGCCGGCGGTCGTTTTGCCGGTGCCCAACAGGCATCCGCACCGGATCTGGCCCGTTTTCCACGAGACAAGACCATCATCATCCAAAATCCGGAAGGCGTGATCCGCAATCCCGGCTGGTTCAACATCTGGGTGAACGGTGGCGGCGGCCAATCGACTGGCCTTCAGCAACTGGCGCTGGATACGCTTTGGTACATCGATCCGGATGCCGGCATCGAAGGCGCCTCGCAGAACGGCATCTACAATTCGCTCGCCTCCGGTCCTTGGCAGTATAACGACGATTTCACCAAGATGACTGCCCCGCTGCGCGAAGGAATGCTGTGGAGCGACGGCAAACCCTTCACATCCGCCGATGTCGCCTTTACCGTCGATCTGCAGATGCGCACGCCGGGCATGATCTGGTCGAGCACTTTTGCAAACCAGGTCCAGTCCATCGAAACGCCGGACGAAAAGACGGTCATCTTCAACTTGAAGAAACCGAACTCGCGGTTCCATACGCTATTTTCGGTGCGCTGGAATGCCTGCTGGATCATGCCGAAGCACGTCTTCGAAACAGTCAAGGATCCGCTGACTTTCGCCTTCAACCCGCCAGTCGGGCTCGGCGCCTACACCTTGAACAGTTTTGATCCCAACGGGACCTGGTTCATCTGGGACAAGCGGCCCGACTGGGACAAGACGCCGATGGGCCTCGTCGGTGAACCGAAGCCGCAACATGCGATCTACCGCAACAACATCTCGATCGACAACCGGCTGATCGAGATGCGCAACGGCAATCTGGATATGATCCACGACCTGACGCCCGAGGGCGCCTTCTCGATCGTGCAGCAGGATCCGACGACACAGGGCTGGTTCCCGAGCTTTCCCTACGCCCATCCCGACCCGACGCTCATCCATGTCCTGTTCAATCACCAGTCCGGCGCATCTTTGTTTGGTGACAAGCGCATCCGCTGGGCGCTTGCCTTGATGCTCGATGCCCGGGCGATGAGCATGGCGAGCTATCGCGGCGCAGCAACACTGTCAGCGATCGCCGTGCCGCCCACGGGAACCCATCCGCGCGACTACCATATGAAACTGCAGGATTACCTGACCAATTACGAAGTCGACACCGGCAAACGGAAGGTGAAGGTCTACGATCCGGACATCGGGATGCAGATCGCCGACATGGTCCGGCGGCAATTCGGCGCGGCCGTTCCGACAGACCCAGTCGCCGTGCGCAATGCCTTCGGTTATGGTTGGTGGAAACAGGATGTGGCTGCCGCCGAAGAACTGCTGCTTGCTGCCGGATGTACGAAAAGCGGCCGGCAATGGATGCTGCCGGACGGAAAGCCGTTCCGCTTCAACCTGATGGTGCCGCCAGATGGCGTCGTCAACCGGCTTGGCACCGTCATCGCCCAGGCCTGGAGCCAGAACGGGATCGAGGTCACGCCCGAAGCTGCCCCCGACATCCGGGAACGCCTGACGGCCGGAGACTATGTCGCATCGGTACGCTGGGCGATCGAAACCTTCGGCGGTCACCCGGATCTGAGTTTCTTCCTCGACAGCTACCATTCGCAGTACGTCGCGGCTCAAGGCAAACCGCAGGCGCCGCGCAACCTCATGCGCTACAGCGCGCCGCAACAGGACCAGATCATCGAAAAGATCCGTGGCACTGGATTCAACGATCCGCGCAGCCTCGAACTCGGCCATGACTATGTGAAGTACTATATCGATGAGATGCCGGTCATCCCGATCATGTCCTTCAACGTCTTCTCGGTACAATCGAACCGCTACTGGACCGGCTGGCCGAACGCGCAGAAACCCTATGCAAACCCGGTCACGAACTGGGGCAACAGCCGGTACATCCTGACGCAGATCCGCTCTGCCAAGTGA
- a CDS encoding ABC transporter ATP-binding protein, with translation MSDTILQVKGLKAYYQMHYFGVQREVRAVDDVTLSIGRNEVYGIAGESSSGKTSLIKVLAAAARPPLRVVEGAVNYNFKSGPIDVASANKTQIDRVRWKSLSYIMQGSMSVLNPVRRIGQTFHDFAYRPLSLPRESFDRRVLDHLLRLKLPPDILRAYPHELSGGMRQRVTIGLATICHPEFIIADEPTTALDLVVQKEVLHLIRDIQAEMGASVVFVTHDMSVHANVTDRIGIFYAGRLVEEGPTRTMFFTPKHPYTAHLVASLPRIGDTAPRPSLEGRPPNLATPPDGCRFHPRCPLAVDRCRVDVPPLVEVAPHQRSACWRWKDVVPLDASVATAHRATP, from the coding sequence ATGAGCGACACAATTCTGCAGGTCAAAGGCCTGAAGGCCTACTACCAGATGCACTATTTTGGCGTTCAGAGGGAAGTTCGGGCCGTCGACGATGTTACCTTGTCGATCGGGCGCAACGAGGTCTACGGCATCGCTGGCGAGAGTTCGTCAGGCAAGACCAGCCTGATCAAGGTTTTGGCAGCAGCCGCTCGCCCGCCTTTGCGGGTCGTTGAGGGCGCGGTGAACTACAACTTCAAATCCGGGCCCATCGACGTCGCCAGTGCCAATAAGACGCAGATCGACCGGGTTCGCTGGAAAAGCCTGAGTTACATCATGCAAGGCTCGATGAGCGTTCTCAATCCTGTTCGCAGGATCGGACAGACCTTCCACGACTTTGCCTACCGCCCGCTCAGCCTCCCCCGTGAGAGCTTTGACCGTCGTGTCCTGGACCACCTCTTGCGCCTGAAACTGCCGCCAGACATTCTTCGCGCCTATCCGCATGAATTGTCCGGCGGCATGCGCCAGCGCGTGACGATCGGCTTGGCGACGATCTGCCATCCTGAGTTCATCATTGCCGACGAGCCGACAACGGCGCTCGATCTCGTGGTGCAGAAGGAAGTCCTCCACCTCATCCGGGACATTCAGGCCGAGATGGGCGCGTCCGTCGTCTTCGTCACGCATGACATGAGCGTGCATGCCAATGTGACCGACAGGATCGGCATCTTCTATGCCGGACGGCTGGTGGAAGAAGGACCGACACGCACGATGTTCTTTACGCCGAAACATCCCTATACGGCGCATCTTGTCGCCAGCCTGCCGCGCATTGGGGATACGGCGCCACGCCCGTCACTTGAGGGGCGACCACCCAATCTGGCAACACCGCCTGACGGATGCCGCTTTCACCCCCGCTGCCCGCTCGCCGTCGATCGCTGTCGCGTCGATGTACCTCCGCTTGTCGAGGTGGCGCCGCATCAGCGCTCGGCCTGTTGGCGATGGAAGGACGTCGTGCCGCTCGATGCATCGGTGGCAACAGCACACAGGGCTACTCCATGA